In Natator depressus isolate rNatDep1 chromosome 9, rNatDep2.hap1, whole genome shotgun sequence, a single genomic region encodes these proteins:
- the LOC141993389 gene encoding myb/SANT-like DNA-binding domain-containing protein 2: MQSSSAEVTMMESQNRKRAPAWTKREVRDLIAVWGEESVLSELRSSFQNAKTFVKISQGMKDRGHNRDPKQCRVKLKELRQAYQKTREANGRSGSEPQTCRFYDELHAILGGSATTTPAVLFDSFNGDGGNTEAGFGDEEDDDDDEAVDSSQQASGETGFPDSQELFLTLDLEPVPPEPTQGCLLDPAGGEGTSAACVSMITGSSPSQRLVKIRKKKKRTRDEMFSELMLSSHTDRAQTNAWRQIMSDCRKAQNDQEERWRAEESKWRAEERAEARMW; encoded by the exons atgcagagctcatcagcagaggtgaccatgatggagtctcagaatcgcaaaagagctccagcatggaccaaacgggaggtacgggatctgatcgctgtatggggagaggaatccgtgctatcagaactccgttccagttttcaaaatgccaaaacctttgtcaagatctcccagggcatgaaggacagaggccataacagggacccgaagcagtgccgcgtgaaactgaaggagctgaggcaagcctaccagaaaaccagagaggcgaacggccgctccgggtcagagccccaaacatgccgcttctatgatgagctgcatgccattttagggggttcagccaccactaccccagccgtgttgtttgactccttcaatggagatggaggcaatacggaagcaggttttggggacgaagaagatgatgatgatgacgaggctgtagatagctcacagcaagcaagcggagaaaccggttttcccgacagccaggaactgtttctcaccctggacctggagccagtaccccctgaacccacccaaggctgcctcctggacccagcaggcggagaagggacctccg ctgcatgtgtttcaatgatcacaggatcttctccttcccagaggctagtgaagattagaaagaaaaaaaaacgcactcgagatgaaatgttctccgagctcatgctgtcctcccacactgacagagcacagacgaatgcgtggaggcaaataatgtcagactgcaggaaagcacaaaatgaccaggaggagaggtggcgggctgaagagagtaagtggcgggctgaagagagggctgaagctcgaatgtggtga